A genomic segment from Sander vitreus isolate 19-12246 chromosome 3, sanVit1, whole genome shotgun sequence encodes:
- the bicra gene encoding BRD4-interacting chromatin-remodeling complex-associated protein isoform X4 gives MDDEDGRCLLDVICDPEALNDFLHGSETHGHVPEVQPAVQLSANEPAGLPRVSVDLDFLEDDDILGGSPGGEGGSNGIGTNHEPCDILQQSLAEANITEQSLQEAEAELDLGSFGIPGLTQVVQTLPDASLSGAGGTAVGVGIGVGGAAAIFPGSGPSTTATPPNAAADMLGSVLAQQGLQLQPQVMNKAISVQPFMQPVGLGNVTLQPISSLQALPNGSQSGHLGIGQIQVVGQPTVMTINQSGQPILAKAMGGYQLHQSGPDVSGAGSQAGLGGSGGGLLIQGNKATLGSPALNGPAVCVSSTNSSSGGTMTPAGLVGFGSTTLSSGIGHQTQTQGQLMQNVIIQRTPTPIQPKPPQGGAIQPKLFKQQQQQQQPQPAPQPLQNDAHKALGLQQIPVSAAQNVAFLTGKPGSNVVLSTQASTQGPQFQQTLFKQQAAQPSGKPLSVHLLNQQGSIVIPSQTVLQGQNHQFLLPQLQAGGQILTQHPGGHIITSQGPGGQLIANQILTANQNINLGQVLTSQGHPGAAHILSGSIQLQPGQMGTPTLFQMPVSLAQSQSQTQTHTVSGHAQTVIQGMPIQNSLTMLSQVEGLSPAVSLQPALQPQPGGVPSSTGAATMAQGQPGECVTVLGSATDQAAHPTQQHAPQSSILAMQTASVSTATTVPSSSPSMSVPTSSSVTAVGLVPHHAQHSPGRLLFTNQGSSMILSQESLQMFLQQEQHHQTENESTPSAGVPASVIVSSNSVTAPAPSVHDSQLTDSWVGQSHSPSPGPSHMAAVVKQVPSSGHQQSLIQGMSPSTALSTHASAPPVAVSPQPSHSPLTLSQHIQSPHHQQQSRPPSQPQPQSQTPSRSCTPSSHPQLFIVHNQMAESPQPAPQGQPQHTQPQHAHIQVQLQLQPQPRPASQPAPYQQDMPPLSQSPKPPPPAPPAPHQFTAPPVSTSAAAVVKAQVPIPGLTAEHQHHLQLVAAQIQTLSAISQPSPQQKQLLDKLHQVQQSIVLQAKQAAQPQAAGPFSSQQDVPVDKVAVASSASAGPPAQLPPVLQQMSVLVKTPATASSDLQVFSGAQGPAGAMVNQTVTPASLTQPAQVQPKPGVISSVGGMTLGKGGMQIQVLGTSLTQMPAPQPPAPAPVQTQTTTMKMPFSAEPSKEARMLEQLRKQQGSVLHPNYSAPFYSFEDTMHRLLPYHLYQGTANSSQDYQKVDDEFETVSCHLLKRTQAMLDKYRHLLFAESKVFKPEQRLGPSAEMVMIDRMFIQEEKIALSQDRILAKERPEEFVANARMLESVVSSQQKAPPAEPTSASGAAAVPAPAPAAPAPAPLPNPAPNPPPASNPSPSPASAPVPAPALAPAPPPAPAAAPFPPTKLVIKHGGGGASVSWSSGGPPPPAAAGRLAEPAGQSSSFSRAPAASPDDDDDDALPQRTSKPPMKTYEARRRIGLKLKIKQDQTGFSKVVHNTALDPVHTPQPLQSGQSTSQPQTQPQGQAAGLHPKPRPLSTPPPTVIRTQSPVCTAPSASLVTTATAQSNPPLRGNVPPHAAPSSSTSSSHTWSLSSSSSSSTQVNGSLDHHDGGGVKHNSAPTATPSPTTCRLPLRKTYRENISPRVRPGVPGGGDESLSYPRPTPSPPQHEASSPPSERTVIASVKVEKRGRDASHTHTESSHETGRLRSAMQGLDEMDEVFNRGIKTTQHHHHPQPPDREGAKERGEEHTDQETDVSKYKRVSGKNRHRASGTFRMDQHAPGPPSPESSFTRDSLLPAKRCKSDSPDMDNASFSSGSPPDDSLNEHLQCAIDSILNLQQEPSARGHHIKGGHSRSQQHQSQRPGGSAASSHRPSVPPSSSASASSSLAQHPQVGGRGHNGSLVSQTQSR, from the exons ATGGATGATGAAGATGGCAGGTGCCTTCTAGATGTAATTTG TGACCCAGAAGCTCTCAATGACTTTCTTCATGGATCTGAGACCCAT GGCCATGTTCCAGAGGTCCAGCCTGCAGTCCAGCTGTCGGCCAATGAGCCGGCCGGCCTACCCAGAGTCAGTGTTGACCTGGACTTCCTGGAGGATGATGACATCCTGGGAGGATCCCCAGGTGGTGAAGGTGGGAGCAATGGCATTGGGACAAATCACGAGCCATGCGACATCCTGCAGCAGAGCTTGGCTGAAGCAAACATCACAGAGCAAAGCTTACAGGAGGCAGAGGCTGAGCTGGACCTGGGCTCCTTTGGAATTCCAGGCCTTACGCAGGTGGTACAGACACTGCCTGATGCCAGCCTCTCTGGGGCTGGAGGCACTGCTGTTGGTGTAGGCATAGGTGTTGGGGGAGCAGCAGCAATTTTCCCTGGGTCAGGCCCGAGCACCACTGCTACTCCTCCCAATGCCGCAGCTGACATGCTGGGGTCAGTGCTTGCTCAGCAGGGCCTTCAACTCCAACCCCAGGTCATGAACAAGGCCATTAGTGTTCAGCCATTTATGCAGCCTGTGGGCCTGGGAAATGTGACACTTCAGCCCATTTCAAGTCTCCAAGCTCTTCCTAATGGGAGTCAGTCTGGACATTTGGGTATCGGACAGATTCAGGTTGTGGGTCAGCCTACAGTCATGACTATCAATCAGTCTGGGCAGCCAATCCTAGCTAAGGCCATGGGTGGTTACCAGCTGCACCAGTCTGGGCCAGATGTATCAGGTGCTGGTTCTCAGGCAGGGCTTGGAGGCTCAGGGGGTGGACTTCTGATCCAAGGTAACAAAGCCACTTTGGGATCTCCAGCTTTAAATGGACCGGCTGTTTGTGTCAGCAGcacaaacagcagcagtggCGGCACAATGACTCCTGCTGGGCTTGTGGGCTTTGGCAGCACCACTCTAAGTTCAGGAATTGGACACCAGACGCAAACCCAAGGCCAACTCATGCAGAACGTGATCATCCAGCGCACACCAACACCCATTCAGCCTAAACCCCCTCAGGGGGGAGCCATCCAACCGAAACTTttcaaacagcaacaacagcagcagcagccacagcCAGCACCCCAACCGCTGCAAAATGATGCCCACAAGGCTCTAGGGCTGCAGCAAATTCCAGTTTCCGCTGCTCAGAATGTAGCCTTCCTGACAGGAAAGCCAGGTTCTAACGTTGTCCTGAGTACTCAGGCCTCAACACAAGGTCCTCAGTTTCAACAAACCCTATTCAAGCAACAAGCAGCACAACCATCGGGCAAGCCTCTTAGTGTACACTTGTTAAACCAACAGGGCAGCATCGTTATTCCCTCTCAGACAGTTCTGCAAGGTCAGAACCACCAGTTTCTCCTGCCACAACTACAAGCAGGTGGGCAGATCCTGACCCAGCACCCTGGGGGGCACATCATAACTAGTCAGGGCCCTGGTGGACAGCTCATCGCAAACCAGATTTTAACTGCAAACCAGAACATCAACCTGGGCCAGGTGTTGACTTCACAGGGCCACCCCGGGGCTGCCCACATCCTCTCTGGATCTATCCAGCTCCAGCCTGGCCAGATGGGCACGCCCACCCTCTTTCAGATGCCCGTCTCGTTGGCCCAGAGTCAAAGCCAGACCCAGACCCACACTGTCTCAGGTCATGCCCAGACAGTCATACAGGGCATGCCCATCCAGAACTCCCTGACCATGCTCAGTCAGGTGGAGGGGCTGAGCCCTGCAGTCAGCCTTCAGCCAGCCCTGCAGCCTCAGCCAGGCGGAGTCCCCAGCAGCACAGGAGCAGCGACCATGGCTCAGGGCCAGCCCGGAGAGTGTGTTACTGTGCTGGGTAGCGCCACGGACCAGGCTGCCCATCCCACTCAGCAGCATGCACCGCAATCCTCTATCCTCGCCATGCAAACGGCATCTGTGTCCACGGCTACCACAGTACCCTCCTCTTCTCCGTCCATGTCTGTGCCCACCTCGTCCTCTGTCACAGCAGTGGGGCTGGTCCCCCATCATGCTCAGCATAGTCCAGGGAGGTTACTGTTCACCAACCAGGGCTCCAGTATGATCCTGAGCCAGGAGTCTCTGCAGATGTTCCTGCAACAG GAGCAGCACCACCAAACAGAGAATGAGTCCACCCCCTCTGCTGGCGTTCCAGCGTCTGTAATCGTCAGCAGCAACAGCGTCACTGCTCCGGCCCCCTCTGTCCATGACAGCCAATTAACTGACTCTTGGGTGGGTCAGAGCCACAGCCCTTCCCCTGGCCCCTCCCACATGGCAGCAGTGGTAAAGCAG GTGCCCTCCAGTGGACATCAGCAGTCCCTGATCCAGGGCATGTCCCCCTCCACGGCCTTGTCCACTCACGCCTCGGCGCCCCCAGTGGCGGTCAGCCCACAGCCTTCCCACTCTCCTCTCACTCTGAGCCAGCACATCCAGTCACCGCACCATCAGCAGCAGTCACGTCCTCCCTCCCAGCCTCAGCCGCAGTCCCAAACGCCCTCCCGCTCATGCACCCCCTCCTCTCACCCGCAGCTCTTTATTGTCCACAACCAGATGGCGGAGTCCCCCCAGCCGGCTCCGCAGGGCCAGCCGCAGCACACCCAGCCCCAGCACGCACACATTCAGGttcagctgcagctgcagcctcAGCCGCGGCCGGCCTCTCAGCCCGCCCCTTATCAACAAGATATGCCTCCGCTGTCCCAGTCGCCCaagcctcctcctcctgcgccgCCCGCACCACACCAGTTCACCGCTCCTCCTGTCAGCACTTCTGCCGCTGCTGTAGTCAAAGCCCAGGTTCCAATCCCGGGCCTGACAGCAGAGCACCAGCACCACCTGCAGCTGGTCGCTGCACAGATTCAGACGCTGTCGGCCATCAGCCAGCCGTCGCCTCAGCAGAAACAACTGCTGGACAAGCTACATCAG GTGCAGCAGAGCATCGTGCTGCAGGCCAAGCAGGCTGCTCAGCCTCAAGCCGCCGGTCCGTTCAGCTCCCAGCAAGATGTGCCTGTTGATAAAGTGGCGGTTGCGTCATCGGCCAGCGCCGGTCCGCCTGCTCAGCTTCCCCCAGTGCTGCAGCAGATGTCGGTGCTCGTCAAAACTCCTGCTACAG CATCAAGTGACTTACAGGTATTCTCAGGAGCCCAAGGGCCAGCTGGAGCAATGGTGAATCAGACTGTCACTCCTGCCAGCCTTACCCAGCCTGCACAG GTTCAGCCAAAGCCAGGGGTGATCAGCTCAGTGGGAGGGATGACTCTGGGGAAAGGTGGGATGCAGATACAGGTGTTAGGTACTAGTCTTACTCAAATGCCCGCTCCACAGCCCCCAGCCCCAGCTCCAGTACAAACTCAG ACGACGACAATGAAGATGCCTTTCAGTGCAGAGCCCAGCAAAGAAGCCAG GATGCTGGAACAGCTGAGGAAACAGCAGGGTTCTGTGCTTCACCCAAACTACAGTGCTCCTTTCTACTCTTTTGAGGACACGATGCACAGACTGCTGCCTTACCACCTCTACCAGGGAACTGCCAACTCTTCTCAAGACTATCAGAAAG TGGATGATGAATTTGAGACGGTCTCCTGCCATCTGCTGAAAAGGACCCAGGCAATGCTGGATAAATATCGCCACCTGCTCTTTGCAGAGTCAAAAGT GTTTAAACCTGAGCAGAGACTGGGCCCCTCGGCAGAGATGGTGATGATTGACCGGATGTTCATTCAGGAGGAGAAGATCGCGTTGAGCCAGGACAGGATTTTGGCCAAGGAGAGACCAG aGGAGTTTGTGGCAAATGCGCGCATGTTGGAGAGTGTAGTTTCATCCCAACAGAAAGCACCTCCTGCTGAGCCCACATCAGCGAGTGGAGCCGCTGCTGTCCCTGCCCCGGCGCCTGCAGCTCCGGCCCCAGCCCCTCTCCCAAACCCCGCCCCAAACCCTCCTCCTGCCTCCAACCCGTCCCCATCTCCTGCTTCAGCTCCAGTCCCTGCTCCTGCTTTGGCTCCAGCGCCTCCTCCCGCCCCCGCCGCCGCCCCTTTCCCCCCTACCAAACTGGTAATAAAGCACGGCGGCGGCGGAGCCTCTGTGTCCTGGTCCAGCGGCGGTCCCCCGCCTCCGGCTGCAGCGGGCAGGCTGGCCGAACCCGCCGGCCAGAGCTCCTCCTTCAGTCGCGCTCCGGCAGCGTCGCCTGACGACGATGACGACGACGCCCTCCCGCAGAGAACCAGCAAGCCGCCGATGAAGACCTACGAGGCTCGCAGGAGAATTGGCCTGAAGCTGAAGATCAAGCAGGACCAGACGGGGTTCAGCAAGGTGGTCCACAACACTGCCTTAGACCCCGTGCACACACCTCAGCCCCTGCAGAGCGGCCAGTCCACATCCCAGCCTCAGACTCAGCCCCAGGGCCAAGCCGCTGGACTGCACCCAAAGCCCCGCCCCCTGTCAACGCCCCCTCCCACAGTAATCAGAACTCAGTCTCCCGTATGCACTGCTCCCTCTGCCTCATTGGTCACCACAGCAACCGCTCAGTCTAACCCGCCACTGAGAGGTAATGTTCCCCCCCATGCAGCCCCTTCTTCCTCTACCTCTTCCTCCCACACTTGGTCGttgtcctcgtcctcctcctcttccactcAAGTGAATGGGTCGTTGGATCACCACGACGGGGGTGGGGTCAAACACAATTCTGCCCCCACTGCCACGCCCTCGCCGACAACATGCCGTCTCCCCCTTCGGAAAACCTACCGGGAAAACATTAGTCCCCGGGTCAGACCTGGTGTCCCAGGGGGAGGGGACGAAAGTTTGTCCTACCCGAGACCCACGCCGTCACCCCCCCAGCACGAGGCCTCATCCCCCCCCTCAGAGCGGACAGTTATAGCCAGTGTGAAGGTGGAGAAACGAGGCCGGGACGCctcgcacactcacacagagtcGAGCCACGAAACGGGCCGTTTAAGGAGTGCAATGCAGGGGCTGGACGAAATGGACGAGGTGTTCAACCGTGGTATCAAAACCACACAGCACCACCATCACCCACAGCCCCCGGACCGGGAGGGGGccaaggagagaggggaggagcaCACAGACCAAGAGACAGATGTAAGTAAATACAAGAGGGTGAGCGGGAAAAACAGACATAGGGCCAGCGGGACGTTCAGAATGGACCAGCATGCCCCTGGGCCTCCCTCCCCAGAGTCCTCCTTCACGCGAGACTCTTTGCTTCCTGCCAAACGCTGCAAGTCGGACTCCCCCGACATGGACAACGCCAgcttctccagcggcagccccCCGGACGACTCTCTGAACGAGCACCTGCAGTGTGCCATCGACAGCATCCTCAACCTGCAGCAGGAGCCCTCCGCCCGCGGCCACCACATTAAAGGGGGCCACAGCAGGTCCCAGCAACACCAAAGCCAGCGCCCCGGGGGCTCGGCAGCCTCATCCCACAGACCCTCAGTAccaccctcctcctctgcctccgcATCCTCCTCCCTGGCCCAGCACCCTCAGGTCGGTGGCCGGGGCCACAATGGCAGCCTGGTGTCCCAGACTCAAAGCAGATAA
- the bicra gene encoding BRD4-interacting chromatin-remodeling complex-associated protein isoform X5, whose amino-acid sequence MDDEDGRCLLDVICDPEALNDFLHGSETHLDTDDLLDGSSDPSSSFFSTTGGHVPEVQPAVQLSANEPAGLPRVSVDLDFLEDDDILGGSPGGEGGSNGIGTNHEPCDILQQSLAEANITEQSLQEAEAELDLGSFGIPGLTQVVQTLPDASLSGAGGTAVGVGIGVGGAAAIFPGSGPSTTATPPNAAADMLGSVLAQQGLQLQPQVMNKAISVQPFMQPVGLGNVTLQPISSLQALPNGSQSGHLGIGQIQVVGQPTVMTINQSGQPILAKAMGGYQLHQSGPDVSGAGSQAGLGGSGGGLLIQGNKATLGSPALNGPAVCVSSTNSSSGGTMTPAGLVGFGSTTLSSGIGHQTQTQGQLMQNVIIQRTPTPIQPKPPQGGAIQPKLFKQQQQQQQPQPAPQPLQNDAHKALGLQQIPVSAAQNVAFLTGKPGSNVVLSTQASTQGPQFQQTLFKQQAAQPSGKPLSVHLLNQQGSIVIPSQTVLQGQNHQFLLPQLQAGGQILTQHPGGHIITSQGPGGQLIANQILTANQNINLGQVLTSQGHPGAAHILSGSIQLQPGQMGTPTLFQMPVSLAQSQSQTQTHTVSGHAQTVIQGMPIQNSLTMLSQVEGLSPAVSLQPALQPQPGGVPSSTGAATMAQGQPGECVTVLGSATDQAAHPTQQHAPQSSILAMQTASVSTATTVPSSSPSMSVPTSSSVTAVGLVPHHAQHSPGRLLFTNQGSSMILSQESLQMFLQQVPSSGHQQSLIQGMSPSTALSTHASAPPVAVSPQPSHSPLTLSQHIQSPHHQQQSRPPSQPQPQSQTPSRSCTPSSHPQLFIVHNQMAESPQPAPQGQPQHTQPQHAHIQVQLQLQPQPRPASQPAPYQQDMPPLSQSPKPPPPAPPAPHQFTAPPVSTSAAAVVKAQVPIPGLTAEHQHHLQLVAAQIQTLSAISQPSPQQKQLLDKLHQVQQSIVLQAKQAAQPQAAGPFSSQQDVPVDKVAVASSASAGPPAQLPPVLQQMSVLVKTPATASSDLQVFSGAQGPAGAMVNQTVTPASLTQPAQVQPKPGVISSVGGMTLGKGGMQIQVLGTSLTQMPAPQPPAPAPVQTQTTTMKMPFSAEPSKEARMLEQLRKQQGSVLHPNYSAPFYSFEDTMHRLLPYHLYQGTANSSQDYQKVDDEFETVSCHLLKRTQAMLDKYRHLLFAESKVFKPEQRLGPSAEMVMIDRMFIQEEKIALSQDRILAKERPEEFVANARMLESVVSSQQKAPPAEPTSASGAAAVPAPAPAAPAPAPLPNPAPNPPPASNPSPSPASAPVPAPALAPAPPPAPAAAPFPPTKLVIKHGGGGASVSWSSGGPPPPAAAGRLAEPAGQSSSFSRAPAASPDDDDDDALPQRTSKPPMKTYEARRRIGLKLKIKQDQTGFSKVVHNTALDPVHTPQPLQSGQSTSQPQTQPQGQAAGLHPKPRPLSTPPPTVIRTQSPVCTAPSASLVTTATAQSNPPLRGNVPPHAAPSSSTSSSHTWSLSSSSSSSTQVNGSLDHHDGGGVKHNSAPTATPSPTTCRLPLRKTYRENISPRVRPGVPGGGDESLSYPRPTPSPPQHEASSPPSERTVIASVKVEKRGRDASHTHTESSHETGRLRSAMQGLDEMDEVFNRGIKTTQHHHHPQPPDREGAKERGEEHTDQETDVSKYKRVSGKNRHRASGTFRMDQHAPGPPSPESSFTRDSLLPAKRCKSDSPDMDNASFSSGSPPDDSLNEHLQCAIDSILNLQQEPSARGHHIKGGHSRSQQHQSQRPGGSAASSHRPSVPPSSSASASSSLAQHPQVGGRGHNGSLVSQTQSR is encoded by the exons ATGGATGATGAAGATGGCAGGTGCCTTCTAGATGTAATTTG TGACCCAGAAGCTCTCAATGACTTTCTTCATGGATCTGAGACCCAT ttggaCACTGACGACCTATTGGATGGTTCGAGTGACCCCTCCAGCTCGTTCTTCTCTACCACTGGG GGCCATGTTCCAGAGGTCCAGCCTGCAGTCCAGCTGTCGGCCAATGAGCCGGCCGGCCTACCCAGAGTCAGTGTTGACCTGGACTTCCTGGAGGATGATGACATCCTGGGAGGATCCCCAGGTGGTGAAGGTGGGAGCAATGGCATTGGGACAAATCACGAGCCATGCGACATCCTGCAGCAGAGCTTGGCTGAAGCAAACATCACAGAGCAAAGCTTACAGGAGGCAGAGGCTGAGCTGGACCTGGGCTCCTTTGGAATTCCAGGCCTTACGCAGGTGGTACAGACACTGCCTGATGCCAGCCTCTCTGGGGCTGGAGGCACTGCTGTTGGTGTAGGCATAGGTGTTGGGGGAGCAGCAGCAATTTTCCCTGGGTCAGGCCCGAGCACCACTGCTACTCCTCCCAATGCCGCAGCTGACATGCTGGGGTCAGTGCTTGCTCAGCAGGGCCTTCAACTCCAACCCCAGGTCATGAACAAGGCCATTAGTGTTCAGCCATTTATGCAGCCTGTGGGCCTGGGAAATGTGACACTTCAGCCCATTTCAAGTCTCCAAGCTCTTCCTAATGGGAGTCAGTCTGGACATTTGGGTATCGGACAGATTCAGGTTGTGGGTCAGCCTACAGTCATGACTATCAATCAGTCTGGGCAGCCAATCCTAGCTAAGGCCATGGGTGGTTACCAGCTGCACCAGTCTGGGCCAGATGTATCAGGTGCTGGTTCTCAGGCAGGGCTTGGAGGCTCAGGGGGTGGACTTCTGATCCAAGGTAACAAAGCCACTTTGGGATCTCCAGCTTTAAATGGACCGGCTGTTTGTGTCAGCAGcacaaacagcagcagtggCGGCACAATGACTCCTGCTGGGCTTGTGGGCTTTGGCAGCACCACTCTAAGTTCAGGAATTGGACACCAGACGCAAACCCAAGGCCAACTCATGCAGAACGTGATCATCCAGCGCACACCAACACCCATTCAGCCTAAACCCCCTCAGGGGGGAGCCATCCAACCGAAACTTttcaaacagcaacaacagcagcagcagccacagcCAGCACCCCAACCGCTGCAAAATGATGCCCACAAGGCTCTAGGGCTGCAGCAAATTCCAGTTTCCGCTGCTCAGAATGTAGCCTTCCTGACAGGAAAGCCAGGTTCTAACGTTGTCCTGAGTACTCAGGCCTCAACACAAGGTCCTCAGTTTCAACAAACCCTATTCAAGCAACAAGCAGCACAACCATCGGGCAAGCCTCTTAGTGTACACTTGTTAAACCAACAGGGCAGCATCGTTATTCCCTCTCAGACAGTTCTGCAAGGTCAGAACCACCAGTTTCTCCTGCCACAACTACAAGCAGGTGGGCAGATCCTGACCCAGCACCCTGGGGGGCACATCATAACTAGTCAGGGCCCTGGTGGACAGCTCATCGCAAACCAGATTTTAACTGCAAACCAGAACATCAACCTGGGCCAGGTGTTGACTTCACAGGGCCACCCCGGGGCTGCCCACATCCTCTCTGGATCTATCCAGCTCCAGCCTGGCCAGATGGGCACGCCCACCCTCTTTCAGATGCCCGTCTCGTTGGCCCAGAGTCAAAGCCAGACCCAGACCCACACTGTCTCAGGTCATGCCCAGACAGTCATACAGGGCATGCCCATCCAGAACTCCCTGACCATGCTCAGTCAGGTGGAGGGGCTGAGCCCTGCAGTCAGCCTTCAGCCAGCCCTGCAGCCTCAGCCAGGCGGAGTCCCCAGCAGCACAGGAGCAGCGACCATGGCTCAGGGCCAGCCCGGAGAGTGTGTTACTGTGCTGGGTAGCGCCACGGACCAGGCTGCCCATCCCACTCAGCAGCATGCACCGCAATCCTCTATCCTCGCCATGCAAACGGCATCTGTGTCCACGGCTACCACAGTACCCTCCTCTTCTCCGTCCATGTCTGTGCCCACCTCGTCCTCTGTCACAGCAGTGGGGCTGGTCCCCCATCATGCTCAGCATAGTCCAGGGAGGTTACTGTTCACCAACCAGGGCTCCAGTATGATCCTGAGCCAGGAGTCTCTGCAGATGTTCCTGCAACAG GTGCCCTCCAGTGGACATCAGCAGTCCCTGATCCAGGGCATGTCCCCCTCCACGGCCTTGTCCACTCACGCCTCGGCGCCCCCAGTGGCGGTCAGCCCACAGCCTTCCCACTCTCCTCTCACTCTGAGCCAGCACATCCAGTCACCGCACCATCAGCAGCAGTCACGTCCTCCCTCCCAGCCTCAGCCGCAGTCCCAAACGCCCTCCCGCTCATGCACCCCCTCCTCTCACCCGCAGCTCTTTATTGTCCACAACCAGATGGCGGAGTCCCCCCAGCCGGCTCCGCAGGGCCAGCCGCAGCACACCCAGCCCCAGCACGCACACATTCAGGttcagctgcagctgcagcctcAGCCGCGGCCGGCCTCTCAGCCCGCCCCTTATCAACAAGATATGCCTCCGCTGTCCCAGTCGCCCaagcctcctcctcctgcgccgCCCGCACCACACCAGTTCACCGCTCCTCCTGTCAGCACTTCTGCCGCTGCTGTAGTCAAAGCCCAGGTTCCAATCCCGGGCCTGACAGCAGAGCACCAGCACCACCTGCAGCTGGTCGCTGCACAGATTCAGACGCTGTCGGCCATCAGCCAGCCGTCGCCTCAGCAGAAACAACTGCTGGACAAGCTACATCAG GTGCAGCAGAGCATCGTGCTGCAGGCCAAGCAGGCTGCTCAGCCTCAAGCCGCCGGTCCGTTCAGCTCCCAGCAAGATGTGCCTGTTGATAAAGTGGCGGTTGCGTCATCGGCCAGCGCCGGTCCGCCTGCTCAGCTTCCCCCAGTGCTGCAGCAGATGTCGGTGCTCGTCAAAACTCCTGCTACAG CATCAAGTGACTTACAGGTATTCTCAGGAGCCCAAGGGCCAGCTGGAGCAATGGTGAATCAGACTGTCACTCCTGCCAGCCTTACCCAGCCTGCACAG GTTCAGCCAAAGCCAGGGGTGATCAGCTCAGTGGGAGGGATGACTCTGGGGAAAGGTGGGATGCAGATACAGGTGTTAGGTACTAGTCTTACTCAAATGCCCGCTCCACAGCCCCCAGCCCCAGCTCCAGTACAAACTCAG ACGACGACAATGAAGATGCCTTTCAGTGCAGAGCCCAGCAAAGAAGCCAG GATGCTGGAACAGCTGAGGAAACAGCAGGGTTCTGTGCTTCACCCAAACTACAGTGCTCCTTTCTACTCTTTTGAGGACACGATGCACAGACTGCTGCCTTACCACCTCTACCAGGGAACTGCCAACTCTTCTCAAGACTATCAGAAAG TGGATGATGAATTTGAGACGGTCTCCTGCCATCTGCTGAAAAGGACCCAGGCAATGCTGGATAAATATCGCCACCTGCTCTTTGCAGAGTCAAAAGT GTTTAAACCTGAGCAGAGACTGGGCCCCTCGGCAGAGATGGTGATGATTGACCGGATGTTCATTCAGGAGGAGAAGATCGCGTTGAGCCAGGACAGGATTTTGGCCAAGGAGAGACCAG aGGAGTTTGTGGCAAATGCGCGCATGTTGGAGAGTGTAGTTTCATCCCAACAGAAAGCACCTCCTGCTGAGCCCACATCAGCGAGTGGAGCCGCTGCTGTCCCTGCCCCGGCGCCTGCAGCTCCGGCCCCAGCCCCTCTCCCAAACCCCGCCCCAAACCCTCCTCCTGCCTCCAACCCGTCCCCATCTCCTGCTTCAGCTCCAGTCCCTGCTCCTGCTTTGGCTCCAGCGCCTCCTCCCGCCCCCGCCGCCGCCCCTTTCCCCCCTACCAAACTGGTAATAAAGCACGGCGGCGGCGGAGCCTCTGTGTCCTGGTCCAGCGGCGGTCCCCCGCCTCCGGCTGCAGCGGGCAGGCTGGCCGAACCCGCCGGCCAGAGCTCCTCCTTCAGTCGCGCTCCGGCAGCGTCGCCTGACGACGATGACGACGACGCCCTCCCGCAGAGAACCAGCAAGCCGCCGATGAAGACCTACGAGGCTCGCAGGAGAATTGGCCTGAAGCTGAAGATCAAGCAGGACCAGACGGGGTTCAGCAAGGTGGTCCACAACACTGCCTTAGACCCCGTGCACACACCTCAGCCCCTGCAGAGCGGCCAGTCCACATCCCAGCCTCAGACTCAGCCCCAGGGCCAAGCCGCTGGACTGCACCCAAAGCCCCGCCCCCTGTCAACGCCCCCTCCCACAGTAATCAGAACTCAGTCTCCCGTATGCACTGCTCCCTCTGCCTCATTGGTCACCACAGCAACCGCTCAGTCTAACCCGCCACTGAGAGGTAATGTTCCCCCCCATGCAGCCCCTTCTTCCTCTACCTCTTCCTCCCACACTTGGTCGttgtcctcgtcctcctcctcttccactcAAGTGAATGGGTCGTTGGATCACCACGACGGGGGTGGGGTCAAACACAATTCTGCCCCCACTGCCACGCCCTCGCCGACAACATGCCGTCTCCCCCTTCGGAAAACCTACCGGGAAAACATTAGTCCCCGGGTCAGACCTGGTGTCCCAGGGGGAGGGGACGAAAGTTTGTCCTACCCGAGACCCACGCCGTCACCCCCCCAGCACGAGGCCTCATCCCCCCCCTCAGAGCGGACAGTTATAGCCAGTGTGAAGGTGGAGAAACGAGGCCGGGACGCctcgcacactcacacagagtcGAGCCACGAAACGGGCCGTTTAAGGAGTGCAATGCAGGGGCTGGACGAAATGGACGAGGTGTTCAACCGTGGTATCAAAACCACACAGCACCACCATCACCCACAGCCCCCGGACCGGGAGGGGGccaaggagagaggggaggagcaCACAGACCAAGAGACAGATGTAAGTAAATACAAGAGGGTGAGCGGGAAAAACAGACATAGGGCCAGCGGGACGTTCAGAATGGACCAGCATGCCCCTGGGCCTCCCTCCCCAGAGTCCTCCTTCACGCGAGACTCTTTGCTTCCTGCCAAACGCTGCAAGTCGGACTCCCCCGACATGGACAACGCCAgcttctccagcggcagccccCCGGACGACTCTCTGAACGAGCACCTGCAGTGTGCCATCGACAGCATCCTCAACCTGCAGCAGGAGCCCTCCGCCCGCGGCCACCACATTAAAGGGGGCCACAGCAGGTCCCAGCAACACCAAAGCCAGCGCCCCGGGGGCTCGGCAGCCTCATCCCACAGACCCTCAGTAccaccctcctcctctgcctccgcATCCTCCTCCCTGGCCCAGCACCCTCAGGTCGGTGGCCGGGGCCACAATGGCAGCCTGGTGTCCCAGACTCAAAGCAGATAA